ACTGTCAATTTTTCTCTTGAATGCTTCAGGCAAGTCATGATGAGCTGATGAGGAAAGACTACTtggttcttttctttcctcttcgGAGTGATCTTGTTGACCAAGCCGTTGcctttattgatatttttcttcttcaacctcatcatcatcttctgctTCTTGCATTCCGCAGGCGCCCAATCAGTACCACCATCATCATCTATGCTCTgaacttttattttcaaagaaatagTCTTTCTCACGGAAGCAATAGCAGAGTGGCGTAAGCTTTGGTCCATCAGAGGACCTTTGTTTTTAGGCTCTGTTAGTGCAGGCTTCTTCGGAAGAATATATCATTTGTATTAACTCGTCTGACATCCAGGCCCAGGCCCCGTTTCTGTACAAaacattctggcagttgggttTGCTGAGTGTCCAAAGACACCTCATCCATGCAAGTTTCTTAATCAAATTGGGAATATAGgattaaacttttttttttaaagtaaacaATGTTACCCCCGTATAttagattatttttttttaaaaatccatCTCATctaaaattgattatttcCAATGGGTTAGTCAATAGaattaatctttttttcttcttttaagggtaaatttttatgtttttctctAATTCTCCTCTGACAATCTGCATGTATAAAATATAACAGAAGTGATTTAAGGTTAGGAAGCATTCATCATAGAGCGATCCTTAACCTGAAATAATCAATTTTTGCCTAGTCTTTCaacaattttgaaaagaatttaattgaaagaaaaatctatCATCCATCCAAACGGACAGGGTAAATCTGTGCGAGAAACTATTTTAATgctaaacaaaaaaaccaaataaccaaaaaataaaaaatcctaaCCCACAAAGCATGTGTGTATATTTAATGAGAcaacagaagaaaaataaaacaaaaattaaatcatAGATAATATGTGGATTGAGAAAACGACTGGTTTTATCCTACTGttagaaacagagagaaactagcaaataaaacaaaactcaagactagctcttttttctctctttttttgggtacatTGGGAATTAGTTACTGATCCCAGTCCCAGTTTCTTATCTGCATGCAGCAATCTCATAACGAAACACTTAAAAAACATATTGATGTGAATTAATTATTGCTAAGAACCACAAACTTGACAAGTATGGTATGCGTATGGGTGGAAGAAGAGAGGATAAGCAAGTAGGGAAGCAGAGAAAAAGCATACCATGCCAGAATTTCAGGTAGCAAATTAGTGGTTTTGAAGAAAATGGTGATAATGCAGGACAatcaaaaacaagaaacaacaAACAGTAAAGGAAGTTAACGCAACAAAGAAAGCTAAGGCGAGGGCtggaagaaaaacaaacattatggACCAAGCTCGAGGGGCAGAAAAAaccatattttgattttatttccttGCTGAAACGAGAAGCCACAGAAAATAGCATGAGCATGATGAACTTAAACGCAATAaaagtaagaaacaaaaaaggaaacatgGTTATAGATAGAAATTGTCTCAATGTGTACTTTCAGGAGAATGATGTATCCGACTTAAAATTACCGAATCAGACTCATTAGACCCAGACATCAAAGCCTCACAAGCCTTGGCCTTTGGGGATCCCTCTGGTATTACTAAAGGACCAGTTATTGCATCAGCCGCACCTTCCTTTGGGTAATTAATAGAGTTATCATCTTCAGTCTTGCTAATAACATTCAAGTCGTTACCAGCAGCAGGTAAAGTGGAGGTAGCAAGAGCCGAGTTATCAATCGATGAGAAACCATTTGCATCCCCAACCTCTAATTTCACCGGCTCAGAGGAGTAATCCATTTCCACCCCATTTAAAAGTGTTTGAGGCTCTCCTGCATTGCTTCCACTATAATCTTCAACTCGCATTTCCAACTTAGGAGAAACCAGGCAGATATCGTTCTGCACCTCGGGACTGGGTGTTGGCACCAGCACCTCCGGTTTTTCCTCAGCACTATCAGTTGAAGCAGTGACAACATTCTTCTCATCTAAACTTGACAGGGGAGCATCTGTCATTTCTGCATCATAAGTAGGGACTAACTCCTCTACTTTCTCCACATCACAAGGGACTTTTGCTTCCAAATTCTCCTGCTTAGATCCTAATATAATATCCAGTGTTCCACCAGCGATAAATGGCAAGCCTCTTATTTCCATCCTCTGCTTCTTGTAAAAATTCATAGCCTTCTGCGAGTCAGAAAACAATATGTCAACCAACTAGGATGCAGAACTACCAACTAGAATGAAGTTCAGGGTAGTATTTGATGGCCAATTCATATTGAAGCACTAAAAGAAGACAAAGTAAAGCGTCAAagtaaaaccaaaaattagaAACAGTGGTAAACATTTGGTAATCCATAGAGTAATTTAAAAGAGAACTAAACAACCAACCAATAACCAAGATACATTAGAAAAACAGCTCTCAACTTGGTTTGAAAACATACCAGGAAATATAACAAGTGAACCAATACATACAAAAAGGGGTATGATAATAATTCCAACCAAATAATAAAGCACGAGAATTATGGAAGTATTTTCTCTTGCCCATGCATAAATTCAATATCCTGATTTTCCAAGCAACAGAGAGAGGCGAGATTccagtttgtttttttcaaagaaaaaatcaaaatcagtATTTTCATACCACTACTTGCAGCCTCAGGTAATTACAAACAATACAAATGAACGGATAATTTAACGGTATATGAACAAGATATCAATATAGAAAGAAGTGTTTAACATTATCATTCATCATAAAATATACCTGAAAGACAGAATCCTTCAAAGGAGGAAAAAGTGAGGAAGTCGAAAAGGTTTTGGATGGTCCCAATCCAGCCCTTGCACCCTGTATAACATTAGGAGAGAAGATGCAAAGATACAATAGCATTCAGTAAGACTAGATTCTATAAGgaaaaacaaacagaacaaATTTTTGCAAAGAATCTGCACCTTCAAAATTGTAAACGTTGTAGCATCTACATCAACAGTGGAACTCCCGTCAGTATCCAGTATGCTCATACACTGGCTATACAGCTCAGGATGAGCAAGGTCTGCTGAAATGTCAAGCTTGGAGAGATAATAATGACTTAAACAAGGGACATCATCGCTTGGCGATTTAGAGCGAACAGGTGACTTCTCATGACCAAGTTTAGACATAGACTCCTTTGGAGGAGACGTTACAATGGACCTTGTTTCAACAGTTTTAGCAAGAACTCCATGATCCAGGTTATCTTCGTGATGAGATATCTGACCTGCCTGCCCAGCCACAGCATCATCCACAAGGGCCTGCACGGGATAATCATCCTTCTGAGCTGGGGAGGGCAAGTCCCTTTTCACATCATTGTTATGTACTTTCCATGTATCAGAACTGGATTCCCATCCACGAGCATTCATTGGATGCCTGTTCTGATCCCATTCGGCACCCCCATACATGTGAGTCTCATCCCTAAAGGCACCATTACTCCCATCCCATAGATGCAAGTGAGAAGGACCTGAACCATCCATCATATTCTGCCACCCAAGTGGGCGCAAATGACTGGAAAATCTATCAGCATCAGAAATATGATAAGGAATCCCAGAGTGGTTAATTTCCATTGAAGGTCTAACACCAAAAATTGGTGGAGCTGGAAACTGAGGTAGCATCCCTTGAAAACCACCATGAGGTGCTCCATGTTGAAAATGCATGAAGCCATTTGGAAGTGGTGCCGTCCAGTTTGGGACACCCCTCCATGCATTACCATGCCCTCGAACCAAATTGGGATCACTACTCCTTCTATAACGTGCATTGGAATTAACTCTACCATCTTCTTCCAATGAACCAACAAAAGAAGGGCTGTCAACTCCGGCCCTGAAATTGGGATGAGGAAACAAAGATAAATTATTCTGACTACCCCTATTGTGAGCAGATGAATCAGCTGGCGATGAGTCATCCACCAAAGGCTTCTCTGATGGCAAGTCCCGACTAAGTCTATCCTCGGTATTAGAGAAATCTCTATTATCAATGGAAGCACCGCTTCTCCGACCTGTTTCTTCAATGTCAAGACTCCGTCTGACACCAGTTCTGTTCGTGTACCTACGGTCAATATTTGATGATGAAGGAGATCTTTCCATCAAGGCCAGAGGTGAAGCCTTAGAACTTGCACACTTTTCATTT
The Prunus dulcis chromosome 2, ALMONDv2, whole genome shotgun sequence DNA segment above includes these coding regions:
- the LOC117617934 gene encoding uncharacterized protein LOC117617934 isoform X1 — encoded protein: MPRSSRHKSSKHSSRDAREYSDSEKDSSLKDRKSKEESGVVRVSKDSGSTEKRKLDLKDGKDSYGGSGNGEYSEDLVSSKRRKERVDYGGRDRWNGGEDDHRGSGEGSKKSSKASGESKSKKRDESVELYAEGGEVKKSTSSSGKGEGKHRDRDRDRDKDSIRKEGKEGGGAEKEREREREREREKEKKGKDGRTERLVSGDEQRVPAKQVNEKTDLNARNELESPESENHMERRMRKRRDEFGDGDKHLDDVEDINDGRLSSRDDFGRDGRQKDEKRKDERYREKYREDMDRDNKHRDDKQRDERLTKDQPSSKSDDKHLREEKDMTETQLKRSKLQDGERKGEHDRDRDRNRDRDSYHARDRDRYHDREREHGWDHGRDRDRDYDRDWDWDRERDGDRERDRNHDRDRDRGRERDRDGDRDRDRDYDRDYDGSHLDDRSMRYRDSSRGKKRSPDDRDDCSDTKSRGIKARYSDLEKKSSSGDRVESDVNKGRSQLRQAYADAILSSNKRRTSPSSNSHVGMDEYRYLNPDDLKYRDSAAEQRTKAIPPRDGSGLSGVSERGSKYRSMEKPIKMDDGHLGELSNEKCASSKASPLALMERSPSSSNIDRRYTNRTGVRRSLDIEETGRRSGASIDNRDFSNTEDRLSRDLPSEKPLVDDSSPADSSAHNRGSQNNLSLFPHPNFRAGVDSPSFVGSLEEDGRVNSNARYRRSSDPNLVRGHGNAWRGVPNWTAPLPNGFMHFQHGAPHGGFQGMLPQFPAPPIFGVRPSMEINHSGIPYHISDADRFSSHLRPLGWQNMMDGSGPSHLHLWDGSNGAFRDETHMYGGAEWDQNRHPMNARGWESSSDTWKVHNNDVKRDLPSPAQKDDYPVQALVDDAVAGQAGQISHHEDNLDHGVLAKTVETRSIVTSPPKESMSKLGHEKSPVRSKSPSDDVPCLSHYYLSKLDISADLAHPELYSQCMSILDTDGSSTVDVDATTFTILKGARAGLGPSKTFSTSSLFPPLKDSVFQKAMNFYKKQRMEIRGLPFIAGGTLDIILGSKQENLEAKVPCDVEKVEELVPTYDAEMTDAPLSSLDEKNVVTASTDSAEEKPEVLVPTPSPEVQNDICLVSPKLEMRVEDYSGSNAGEPQTLLNGVEMDYSSEPVKLEVGDANGFSSIDNSALATSTLPAAGNDLNVISKTEDDNSINYPKEGAADAITGPLVIPEGSPKAKACEALMSGSNESDSVILSRIHHSPESTH
- the LOC117617934 gene encoding uncharacterized protein LOC117617934 isoform X2 codes for the protein MPRSSRHKSSKHSSRDAREYSDSEKDSSLKDRKSKEESGVVRVSKDSGSTEKRKLDLKDGKDSYGGSGNGEYSEDLVSSKRRKERVDYGGRDRWNGGEDDHRGSGEGSKKSSKASGESKSKKRDESVELYAEGGEVKKSTSSSGKGEGKHRDRDRDRDKDSIRKEGKEGGGAEKEREREREREREKEKKGKDGRTERLVSGDEQRVPAKQVNEKTDLNARNELESPESENHMERRMRKRRDEFGDGDKHLDDVEDINDGRLSSRDDFGRDGRQKDEKRKDERYREKYREDMDRDNKHRDDKQRDERLTKDQPSSKSDDKHLREEKDMTETQLKRSKLQDGERKGEHDRDRDRNRDRDSYHARDRDRYHDREREHGWDHGRDRDRDYDRDWDWDRERDGDRERDRNHDRDRDRGRERDRDGDRDRDRDYDRDYDGSHLDDRSMRYRDSSRGKKRSPDDRDDCSDTKSRGIKARYSDLEKKSSSGDRVESDVNKGRSQLRQAYADAILSSNKRRTSPSSNSHVGMDEYRDSAAEQRTKAIPPRDGSGLSGVSERGSKYRSMEKPIKMDDGHLGELSNEKCASSKASPLALMERSPSSSNIDRRYTNRTGVRRSLDIEETGRRSGASIDNRDFSNTEDRLSRDLPSEKPLVDDSSPADSSAHNRGSQNNLSLFPHPNFRAGVDSPSFVGSLEEDGRVNSNARYRRSSDPNLVRGHGNAWRGVPNWTAPLPNGFMHFQHGAPHGGFQGMLPQFPAPPIFGVRPSMEINHSGIPYHISDADRFSSHLRPLGWQNMMDGSGPSHLHLWDGSNGAFRDETHMYGGAEWDQNRHPMNARGWESSSDTWKVHNNDVKRDLPSPAQKDDYPVQALVDDAVAGQAGQISHHEDNLDHGVLAKTVETRSIVTSPPKESMSKLGHEKSPVRSKSPSDDVPCLSHYYLSKLDISADLAHPELYSQCMSILDTDGSSTVDVDATTFTILKGARAGLGPSKTFSTSSLFPPLKDSVFQKAMNFYKKQRMEIRGLPFIAGGTLDIILGSKQENLEAKVPCDVEKVEELVPTYDAEMTDAPLSSLDEKNVVTASTDSAEEKPEVLVPTPSPEVQNDICLVSPKLEMRVEDYSGSNAGEPQTLLNGVEMDYSSEPVKLEVGDANGFSSIDNSALATSTLPAAGNDLNVISKTEDDNSINYPKEGAADAITGPLVIPEGSPKAKACEALMSGSNESDSVILSRIHHSPESTH
- the LOC117617934 gene encoding uncharacterized protein LOC117617934 isoform X3; protein product: MERRMRKRRDEFGDGDKHLDDVEDINDGRLSSRDDFGRDGRQKDEKRKDERYREKYREDMDRDNKHRDDKQRDERLTKDQPSSKSDDKHLREEKDMTETQLKRSKLQDGERKGEHDRDRDRNRDRDSYHARDRDRYHDREREHGWDHGRDRDRDYDRDWDWDRERDGDRERDRNHDRDRDRGRERDRDGDRDRDRDYDRDYDGSHLDDRSMRYRDSSRGKKRSPDDRDDCSDTKSRGIKARYSDLEKKSSSGDRVESDVNKGRSQLRQAYADAILSSNKRRTSPSSNSHVGMDEYRYLNPDDLKYRDSAAEQRTKAIPPRDGSGLSGVSERGSKYRSMEKPIKMDDGHLGELSNEKCASSKASPLALMERSPSSSNIDRRYTNRTGVRRSLDIEETGRRSGASIDNRDFSNTEDRLSRDLPSEKPLVDDSSPADSSAHNRGSQNNLSLFPHPNFRAGVDSPSFVGSLEEDGRVNSNARYRRSSDPNLVRGHGNAWRGVPNWTAPLPNGFMHFQHGAPHGGFQGMLPQFPAPPIFGVRPSMEINHSGIPYHISDADRFSSHLRPLGWQNMMDGSGPSHLHLWDGSNGAFRDETHMYGGAEWDQNRHPMNARGWESSSDTWKVHNNDVKRDLPSPAQKDDYPVQALVDDAVAGQAGQISHHEDNLDHGVLAKTVETRSIVTSPPKESMSKLGHEKSPVRSKSPSDDVPCLSHYYLSKLDISADLAHPELYSQCMSILDTDGSSTVDVDATTFTILKGARAGLGPSKTFSTSSLFPPLKDSVFQKAMNFYKKQRMEIRGLPFIAGGTLDIILGSKQENLEAKVPCDVEKVEELVPTYDAEMTDAPLSSLDEKNVVTASTDSAEEKPEVLVPTPSPEVQNDICLVSPKLEMRVEDYSGSNAGEPQTLLNGVEMDYSSEPVKLEVGDANGFSSIDNSALATSTLPAAGNDLNVISKTEDDNSINYPKEGAADAITGPLVIPEGSPKAKACEALMSGSNESDSVILSRIHHSPESTH